The following are encoded together in the Danaus plexippus chromosome 15, MEX_DaPlex, whole genome shotgun sequence genome:
- the LOC116766561 gene encoding neprilysin-4-like isoform X1 gives MKYKVKDIDNESQHSAKIPYTDSTLEDKLARTVRCSWVVIVSLGLSLAVLAVYTTVVVVVELKAPKPCLTEVCVNTASRVLAALNKSVDPCDDFYEFACGGWIEKNPVPEWATSWDQLAILREKLVTDLRELLEDKNDHGLPKSVLKAKALYRTCMDVDKLEVYGTAPITDLLLQLGLPPTPPSVSSDNFSWEQVSGRARRTLGLSVLLSVQVAEDVRNTSRNRVVLEQVSPGFSDRYLRQADKFSFELEQYRIYITSMIKAFHPDTDAERFADDIIEFSKTLAGIMTPVEVRRSGTHLFHELSVSQLLGGNGAPPEWHQHDWQKYIDLVFSNTSVSLTDGDRVIVMDLPYLHRLAGTLARTDPLITERFLWWSVFSTVAPMTRAIFRTLGFEFSRAAWGLRARVDRHKACAANVNANYGLALSYLYVNKHFDEHEREKAIEMIEDVRESFAEAARSLPWMDDGTRDTALHKLRAIRTFVGFPAWLMDTHKLDRHYEHVEVVEGNLFESYLKLTWATVKKSLESLRETPDRNRWVATATTVNAFYSATLNSVTFPAGILQPPFYGNGIEAINYGSIGAIMGHEVTHGFDDQGRRYDSDGNLASWWSRETLEQYQARVRCIVEQYDQYGLPQLAGYNVHGFNTQGENIADNGGLRAALRAYRRHEARAGRAALLPGLPGHTPTQLFFLGFAQIWCGNSTTGALKSKMVEGVHSPNKIRVIGTLSNSKEFSEAWKCPLGSPMNPEHKCVLW, from the exons GTTAAGGACATAGACAATGAGAGTCAACACTCCGCCAAGATACCGTACACAGACAGCACACTGGAAGACAAGCT AGCTCGTACTGTGCGCTGTTCGTGGGTGGTGATCGTATCCCTGGGCTTGTCCCTGGCGGTGCTGGCGGTGTACACCACGGTCGTGGTGGTGGTAGAACTCAAAGCACCCAAACCCTGCCTCACTGAAGTGTGCGTCAATACAG CGTCGAGAGTACTAGCAGCGTTAAACAAGAGCGTGGATCCCTGCGACGACTTCTACGAGTTCGCTTGTGGCGGGTGGATCGAGAAGAACCCTGTCCCGGAGTGGGCGACCTCCTGGGATCAGCTCGCCATCCTGCGGGAGAAACTGGTCACTGACCTCAGGGAACTGCTGGAAGACAAAAACGACCACGGCCTGCCTAAGAGCGTGCTTAAAGCTAAAGCCCTCTACCGCACTTGTATGGATGTTG ACAAGCTAGAGGTGTACGGAACCGCGCCCATCACGGATCTGTTGCTACAACTAGGTCTTCCTCCAACGCCCCCTTCCGTGTCCAGTGATAACTTCTCGTGGGAGCAGGTGTCTGGGCGCGCCCGCAGGACTCTCGGTCTCAGTGTTCTGCTGAGCGTTCAGGTCGCTGAGGATGTGAGGAACACTAGCAGGAACAGGGTCGTG TTGGAGCAGGTATCTCCAGGGTTCAGCGATCGTTACCTGCGCCAGGCGGACAAGTTCTCGTTCGAGTTGGAGCAGTACCGGATCTACATCACGTCAATGATCAAAGCCTTCCATCCCGACACGGACGCGGAACGCTTCGCCGACGACATTATAGAATTCAGCAAGACTCTGGCTGGC ATCATGACGCCGGTGGAGGTTCGTCGCAGCGGCACTCACCTGTTCCACGAGCTGAGTGTGAGTCAGCTGCTGGGAGGGAACGGAGCTCCTCCTGAATGGCACCAG CACGACTGGCAGAAGTATATAGACCTGGTGTTCTCCAACACGAGCGTGTCTCTGACGGACGGCGACCGGGTCATCGTGATGGACCTGCCCTACCTGCACCGCCTGGCCGGCACGCTGGCTCGCACCGACCCACTCATCACAG AGCGCTTCCTGTGGTGGAGCGTGTTCTCGACCGTGGCTCCGATGACCCGCGCCATATTCCGGACCCTCGGGTTCGAGTTCAGCCGCGCGGCCTGGGGCCTGCGGGCCCGCGTCGACCGTCACAAGGCCTGCGCCGCCAACGTCAACGCCAACTACGGCCTCGCGCTCAGCTACCTCTACGTCAATAAACACTTCGATGAACACGAACGCGAAAAG GCCATAGAAATGATCGAGGACGTCCGCGAGTCGTTCGCGGAGGCGGCTCGCTCCCTGCCCTGGATGGACGACGGCACGCGGGACACGGCGCTGCACAAGCTGAGAGCCATACGGACCTTCGTGGGCTTCCCCGCCTGGCTCATGGACACACACAAGCTGGACCGACATTACGAACAC GTGGAGGTGGTAGAGGGGAACCTGTTCGAGTCATACTTGAAGCTGACCTGGGCCACCGTCAAGAAGTCGCTGGAGTCTCTGAGAGAGACGCCGGACAGGAACAG GTGGGTCGCGACCGCCACCACAGTCAATGCCTTCTATTCAGCAACACTTAATTCAGTCA CATTCCCGGCTGGCATCTTACAACCACCTTTTTACGGAAATGGAATCGA GGCAATAAACTACGGATCCATCGGAGCCATCATGGGACATGAAGTGACACACGGCTTCGACGATCAAG GTCGTCGGTACGATTCAGACGGCAATCTAGCGTCGTGGTGGTCACGGGAAACCCTGGAGCAGTACCAGGCGCGGGTGAGGTGCATCGTGGAGCAATACGACCAGTACGGCCTGCCGCAGCTGGCCGGGTATAACGTGCACGGGTTCAACACGCAGGGGGAAAACATCGCCGACAACGGGGGCCTTCGGGCCGCGCTCCGGGCTTACCGCAGGCACGAGGCGCGCGCCGGGCGGGCCGCCCTCCTGCCAGGCCTCCCGGGACACACTCCCACACAACTCTTCTTCCTCGGATTCGCCCAG ATATGGTGCGGGAACTCCACTACGGGGGCGCTGAAATCGAAAATGGTGGAAGGCGTCCACAGTCCTAACAAAATAAGAGTCATAGGGACCTTGAGCAATTCCAAGGAGTTCTCAGAAGCTTGGAAATGTCCTCTGGGGTCTCCCATGAACCCAGAACACAAGTGCGTTTTGTggtaa
- the LOC116766561 gene encoding neprilysin-4-like isoform X2: protein MERLRFIFWFYLINCTLSSALPTEYCVTERCLDTASRVLAALNKSVDPCDDFYEFACGGWIEKNPVPEWATSWDQLAILREKLVTDLRELLEDKNDHGLPKSVLKAKALYRTCMDVDKLEVYGTAPITDLLLQLGLPPTPPSVSSDNFSWEQVSGRARRTLGLSVLLSVQVAEDVRNTSRNRVVLEQVSPGFSDRYLRQADKFSFELEQYRIYITSMIKAFHPDTDAERFADDIIEFSKTLAGIMTPVEVRRSGTHLFHELSVSQLLGGNGAPPEWHQHDWQKYIDLVFSNTSVSLTDGDRVIVMDLPYLHRLAGTLARTDPLITERFLWWSVFSTVAPMTRAIFRTLGFEFSRAAWGLRARVDRHKACAANVNANYGLALSYLYVNKHFDEHEREKAIEMIEDVRESFAEAARSLPWMDDGTRDTALHKLRAIRTFVGFPAWLMDTHKLDRHYEHVEVVEGNLFESYLKLTWATVKKSLESLRETPDRNRWVATATTVNAFYSATLNSVTFPAGILQPPFYGNGIEAINYGSIGAIMGHEVTHGFDDQGRRYDSDGNLASWWSRETLEQYQARVRCIVEQYDQYGLPQLAGYNVHGFNTQGENIADNGGLRAALRAYRRHEARAGRAALLPGLPGHTPTQLFFLGFAQIWCGNSTTGALKSKMVEGVHSPNKIRVIGTLSNSKEFSEAWKCPLGSPMNPEHKCVLW from the exons ATGGAGCgattacgttttattttttggttctatttaattaattgcacTCTCTCATCCGCGCTTCCGACCGAATACTGTGTGACTGAAAGATGCCTCGACACAG CGTCGAGAGTACTAGCAGCGTTAAACAAGAGCGTGGATCCCTGCGACGACTTCTACGAGTTCGCTTGTGGCGGGTGGATCGAGAAGAACCCTGTCCCGGAGTGGGCGACCTCCTGGGATCAGCTCGCCATCCTGCGGGAGAAACTGGTCACTGACCTCAGGGAACTGCTGGAAGACAAAAACGACCACGGCCTGCCTAAGAGCGTGCTTAAAGCTAAAGCCCTCTACCGCACTTGTATGGATGTTG ACAAGCTAGAGGTGTACGGAACCGCGCCCATCACGGATCTGTTGCTACAACTAGGTCTTCCTCCAACGCCCCCTTCCGTGTCCAGTGATAACTTCTCGTGGGAGCAGGTGTCTGGGCGCGCCCGCAGGACTCTCGGTCTCAGTGTTCTGCTGAGCGTTCAGGTCGCTGAGGATGTGAGGAACACTAGCAGGAACAGGGTCGTG TTGGAGCAGGTATCTCCAGGGTTCAGCGATCGTTACCTGCGCCAGGCGGACAAGTTCTCGTTCGAGTTGGAGCAGTACCGGATCTACATCACGTCAATGATCAAAGCCTTCCATCCCGACACGGACGCGGAACGCTTCGCCGACGACATTATAGAATTCAGCAAGACTCTGGCTGGC ATCATGACGCCGGTGGAGGTTCGTCGCAGCGGCACTCACCTGTTCCACGAGCTGAGTGTGAGTCAGCTGCTGGGAGGGAACGGAGCTCCTCCTGAATGGCACCAG CACGACTGGCAGAAGTATATAGACCTGGTGTTCTCCAACACGAGCGTGTCTCTGACGGACGGCGACCGGGTCATCGTGATGGACCTGCCCTACCTGCACCGCCTGGCCGGCACGCTGGCTCGCACCGACCCACTCATCACAG AGCGCTTCCTGTGGTGGAGCGTGTTCTCGACCGTGGCTCCGATGACCCGCGCCATATTCCGGACCCTCGGGTTCGAGTTCAGCCGCGCGGCCTGGGGCCTGCGGGCCCGCGTCGACCGTCACAAGGCCTGCGCCGCCAACGTCAACGCCAACTACGGCCTCGCGCTCAGCTACCTCTACGTCAATAAACACTTCGATGAACACGAACGCGAAAAG GCCATAGAAATGATCGAGGACGTCCGCGAGTCGTTCGCGGAGGCGGCTCGCTCCCTGCCCTGGATGGACGACGGCACGCGGGACACGGCGCTGCACAAGCTGAGAGCCATACGGACCTTCGTGGGCTTCCCCGCCTGGCTCATGGACACACACAAGCTGGACCGACATTACGAACAC GTGGAGGTGGTAGAGGGGAACCTGTTCGAGTCATACTTGAAGCTGACCTGGGCCACCGTCAAGAAGTCGCTGGAGTCTCTGAGAGAGACGCCGGACAGGAACAG GTGGGTCGCGACCGCCACCACAGTCAATGCCTTCTATTCAGCAACACTTAATTCAGTCA CATTCCCGGCTGGCATCTTACAACCACCTTTTTACGGAAATGGAATCGA GGCAATAAACTACGGATCCATCGGAGCCATCATGGGACATGAAGTGACACACGGCTTCGACGATCAAG GTCGTCGGTACGATTCAGACGGCAATCTAGCGTCGTGGTGGTCACGGGAAACCCTGGAGCAGTACCAGGCGCGGGTGAGGTGCATCGTGGAGCAATACGACCAGTACGGCCTGCCGCAGCTGGCCGGGTATAACGTGCACGGGTTCAACACGCAGGGGGAAAACATCGCCGACAACGGGGGCCTTCGGGCCGCGCTCCGGGCTTACCGCAGGCACGAGGCGCGCGCCGGGCGGGCCGCCCTCCTGCCAGGCCTCCCGGGACACACTCCCACACAACTCTTCTTCCTCGGATTCGCCCAG ATATGGTGCGGGAACTCCACTACGGGGGCGCTGAAATCGAAAATGGTGGAAGGCGTCCACAGTCCTAACAAAATAAGAGTCATAGGGACCTTGAGCAATTCCAAGGAGTTCTCAGAAGCTTGGAAATGTCCTCTGGGGTCTCCCATGAACCCAGAACACAAGTGCGTTTTGTggtaa
- the LOC116766564 gene encoding probable U3 small nucleolar RNA-associated protein 11, whose amino-acid sequence MSSWKKAAKANQKTHKERHQPEARKHLGLLEKKKDYKKRAEDYHEKGATLKLLRKRTLDKNPDEFYFHMINSRVKDGEHHELENEDEVTSEQVKLMQTQDLKYINMKRTIESRRIQRMQSQLHMTNVADSTPNTHVFFVEEDEAKNFDLAKRLDTHPSLINRKSNRPRLSDLDKITLPEVNDEFVNSTKKMKERTYKELSKRIDREKHLTVVQQKLEIKRHLQDAKVMKPKRVKRGTAVSAPVYKFQYMRKK is encoded by the exons ATGTCGTCTTGGAAGAAAGCGGCAAAAGCCAATCAGAAAACACATAAGGAAAGGCATCAGCCAGAAGCTCGGAAACACTTAGGACTACTAGAGAAGAAGAAAGATTATAAGAAACGAGCCGAGGATTACCATGAGAAGGGAGCAACGCTCAAACTTTTACGTAAACGAACCTTGGATAAAAACCCCGATGAGTTTTACTTTCACATGATTAATTCAAGAGTAAAGGATGGG GAACATCATGAATTAGAAAATGAGGACGAAGTGACTTCCGAGCAGGTGAAATTGATGCAAACGCAAgatcttaaatatatcaatatgaaGAGAACAATTGAGAGCAGAAGAATACAGAGGATGCAG TCTCAACTCCACATGACGAATGTAGCGGACTCTACGCCCAACACTCACGTGTTCTTTGTAGAAGAAGACGAGGCAAAGAACTTTGATTTAGCCAAAAGACTAGACACACATCCCTCACTCATCAACAGGAAGTCCAACAGACCAAGGCTGTCGGATCTGGATAAGATTACTCTTCCTGAAGTTAACGATGAG TTTGTCAATTCAACTAAGAAAATGAAAGAGCGTACATACAAAGAACTGTCAAAGAGAATAGACAGGGAAAAACATCTGACGGTAGTCCAACAAAAACTGGAGATCAAGAGACATTTACAAGACGCTAAAGTTATGAAGCCAAAGAGAGTCAAACGAGGCACGGCCGTCTCAGCGCCCGTCTACAAGTTCCAGTacatgagaaaaaaataa